In the Mastacembelus armatus chromosome 17, fMasArm1.2, whole genome shotgun sequence genome, one interval contains:
- the higd1a gene encoding HIG1 domain family member 1A, mitochondrial, translating into MSAYDENESKLLRKVKENPFVPLGMTGFFGIVAYKLMKMKNRGDTKMSVHLIHMRVAAQGFVVGAMTVGVLYSMYREYFLEPKEEQKAVQHK; encoded by the exons ATGTCTGCTTATGATGAAAATGAGTCCAAGCTCCTGCGAAAGGTAAAGGAGAATCCATTTGTCCCACTGG GGATGACAGGGTTCTTTGGCATCGTTGCATacaaactgatgaaaatgaaaaaccgTGGGGACACAAAAATGTCTGTGCATCTGATCCACATGCGTGTAGCTGCCcaaggttttgttgttggaGCCATGACTGTAG gAGTCTTGTATTCAATGTACAGGGAGTACTTTCTTGAACCCAAAGAAGAACAGAAAGCAGTGCAACATAAGTAA